In the genome of Helicovermis profundi, the window TTTCGACAATTAAATGCTTATATACTCCATTTTTTTCAAAATTCAAATTTATAGCAAACATTGCAGGTTCATTTTGACTCTTAATATTTAGTTTTTCTTTAATATTAAGAGCTACTAATATCTTCATTCCGCCCTTATAATCCAGCCACTTTTCATCAGCAACTATATCATATGAAAGCTCTTGAGAAGTTAAAGGGAGTTTTGGAAATCCATTTATTTTTAAAAAGTCATATATTTTACTGATATATTCCTTATCTTGTAACCACTTTTTTTCACTTTGATTAAAATAGTAATCTAACTTAAAATATCCACTATATTTTAGTGCATATTTTTCAAGTTCTATGTAATATTCACTAGAAATTTTTTTGCTTTCTATGTAAAATTCATTAGGTAAATTAATAGTTTTATGGTTAAATCCAGAAGCCTTAACCATTTTTAAATAACCATCATTTATAAGATTTAATATAATATTTGCATAGTCTTTGTAAAGTAAGTTGGCTGGCAAATTTTTTTCGATTTCTATAAGTTTAATCTTTCTTT includes:
- a CDS encoding Wadjet anti-phage system protein JetD domain-containing protein: MIEKNILEHLKAYKKRKIKLIEIEKNLPANLLYKDYANIILNLINDGYLKMVKASGFNHKTINLPNEFYIESKKISSEYYIELEKYALKYSGYFKLDYYFNQSEKKWLQDKEYISKIYDFLKINGFPKLPLTSQELSYDIVADEKWLDYKGGMKILVALNIKEKLNIKSQNEPAMFAINLNFEKNGVYKHLIVENKAVYYRLLDLLDATSFSTLIYGAGWRVISMIKDFNKQFPFKGEHNFYYFGDIDYEGIKIFKSINEILKVNLATSFYIKLLEEKESIGKQNQLKNQEAFDFFKSNFLSLSLLERVDLLDQGYYWPQEGLSKIYLKEMWEKLDAD